In one window of Candidatus Bathyarchaeota archaeon DNA:
- a CDS encoding oxidoreductase: MENEKLKIAFYWAASCGGCEIAVLDINEKILDVVAKADIVFWPVAMDIKY; the protein is encoded by the coding sequence ATGGAAAACGAAAAACTAAAGATCGCGTTTTATTGGGCTGCTAGTTGTGGCGGCTGCGAGATAGCTGTTTTGGACATTAATGAAAAAATCTTGGACGTTGTTGCAAAAGCAGACATAGTGTTCTGGCCAGTAGCTATGGACATTAAGTACA